The Pseudomonas benzenivorans region CAGGGCTTCAGGATCTGCCGGCCACTGCCGGGCAACCGCGTCCTCGCCTGGGAGGCCCGTTCGGCCTGGCAATGAGCGCCGCGCGCCGGCTCAGCCGGCCTTGCCGCCCAGCGCCTGGGCCAGCGGCAGCAGCGGCTTGGGCTTGCTGAACACCAGCACGTTGCCGAGCATCACCAGGACCAGACCCAGCAGCGCCGGGGCGCTCCACTGGTAGCCCTCGGCGAACACCGAGATATTCAGCGCCACCACCGGGAACAGCACGGTGCAGTAGGCCGCGCGCTCCGGGCCGAGACGCCCGACCAGAGTCAGGTAGGCGGTGAAGCCGATCACCGAGCCGGGAATCGCCAGGTACAGCAGCGAGCCGACATAGCGCGTGCTCCACTCGAAGGCGAAGGGCGTGCCGCTGACCAGGCAGATCGCCGCCAGCATCACGGCGCCATAGAGCATGCCCCAGGCATTGCTGGTCAGTGGCTTGAGGCCGGCCTTCTGCTGCAGGCTGGAGAGCATATTGCCGGCGGAGAAACACAGGGTGCCGAGCAGCGCCAGGCCGATGCCCAGCAGGGACTCGCGGCTGGCCGGGTGGTCGGCCACCTGCGGCCAGAACAGCAACAGCAGCCCGCCCAGGCCCAGGGCGCCGCCGGCCAGCACCTTGGCGGCGATCCGCTGCTTGAAGAACAACCGTGCATTGAGCGCGTTCCACAGCGTCGCGGTGGAGAAGATCACCGCCACCAGACCGCTGGGGATCCACTGGCTGGCGGTGTAGAAGCACAGGAAGTTGAGGCAGAACAGGCACAGCCCCTGGGCCAGGCAGATCAGCTGACCGCGGCCGTCGACTCGTTGCAGCCGACCGCTGAGCAGCAGGACGGCGAACAGCACCGCGGCGGCCAGGGCGAAGCGGTAGGCGATGGACGCGGCGACCGCCACCTCGCCCACCTGCAGCTTGATGGCGATCCAGGTGGTGCCCCAGATCAGGACGGTCAACAGATACAACGACAGGCTCATCGCACGGCTCCCAGTGATTGGCCTCCAGTCTGGGTCCCGCCTGCGCCGGGCGCTTGCGCAAAGTTGCGCTTTTTCCGCGCCTTGAGCCTGGCCGACCAGCGCCCATACTGAGCCTATGGCCAGCTCCAGCGGCACCACAGCCCCGGTGTTCCACGCCGCCGGCATCACCAAGGTCTACGGCACGGGCCCCGGCGCCGTGCGCGCGTTGCGCGGCGTCGACCTGGAGCTGCCCAGCGGCGAACTGGTGGTGCTGCTCGGCGCCTCCGGCAGCGGCAAGTCGACCCTGCTGAATATCCTCGGCGGCCTGGACCGGGCCAGCAGCGGCAGCCTGCACTTCTACGACCAGGAGCTGACGAGCCTGAGCGACAGCCAGCTCACCCAGTACCGCCGGCGGCATGTCGGCTTCGTGTTCCAGTCCTACAACCTGATGCCCAGCCTCACCGCCGAGGAGAACGTCGAGCTGGTCACCGAGATCGCCGAGCAGCCGCTGGCGCCACTCGAAGCCCTGGAGCTGGTCGGCCTGCGGCCACGTCGCGAGCATTTCCCGGCGCAGCTCTCCGGCGGCGAGCAGCAGCGCGTGGCCATCGCCCGGGCCATCGCCAAGCGGCCCACCGTGCTGTTCTGCGACGAGCCCACCGGCGCCCTCGACAGCGACACCGGGCGCACCGTGCTGCGGGTGCTGCAGGACATCAACCAGGACCTCGGCACCAGCGTGCTGATCATCACCCATGCCGCCGCCACCGCGGCCATGGCCGACCGCGTCCTGCACTTCGCCGACGGGCGCATCCGCGAGGTGACGCTCAACGCCAGCAAGCGCCCGGCCGAAGAGATCGTCTGGTGACGAGCCGGCGCCGCCCATGAGCCCCCTGGACCATAAACTGCTGCGCGACCTCAGGCGGGTGCGCGGCCAGGCCCTGGCCATCGCC contains the following coding sequences:
- a CDS encoding DMT family transporter; amino-acid sequence: MSLSLYLLTVLIWGTTWIAIKLQVGEVAVAASIAYRFALAAAVLFAVLLLSGRLQRVDGRGQLICLAQGLCLFCLNFLCFYTASQWIPSGLVAVIFSTATLWNALNARLFFKQRIAAKVLAGGALGLGGLLLLFWPQVADHPASRESLLGIGLALLGTLCFSAGNMLSSLQQKAGLKPLTSNAWGMLYGAVMLAAICLVSGTPFAFEWSTRYVGSLLYLAIPGSVIGFTAYLTLVGRLGPERAAYCTVLFPVVALNISVFAEGYQWSAPALLGLVLVMLGNVLVFSKPKPLLPLAQALGGKAG
- a CDS encoding ABC transporter ATP-binding protein, giving the protein MASSSGTTAPVFHAAGITKVYGTGPGAVRALRGVDLELPSGELVVLLGASGSGKSTLLNILGGLDRASSGSLHFYDQELTSLSDSQLTQYRRRHVGFVFQSYNLMPSLTAEENVELVTEIAEQPLAPLEALELVGLRPRREHFPAQLSGGEQQRVAIARAIAKRPTVLFCDEPTGALDSDTGRTVLRVLQDINQDLGTSVLIITHAAATAAMADRVLHFADGRIREVTLNASKRPAEEIVW